The Candidatus Limnocylindrales bacterium genome has a segment encoding these proteins:
- the araD gene encoding L-arabinonate dehydratase — protein MEKKRLRSQDWFGRKDEQGMIHRAWMRAEGFHEQVFQNKPVIGICNSWSELTNCNAHLRLVAEAVKRGVWQAGGFPLEFPTISLGEAVMRPSTMLYRNLMAMDVESSIRANPLDGVVLLCGCDKTTPAQLMGAASVNIPAIVVPGGPMLRGMWRGKEIGSGTDVWKYWDELRAGRISEEEWCEIEGSISRSAGHCMVMGTASTMTSLAEALGMTLTGCANIPAPDSRRYAFAEASGRRIVEMVYEDLKPSDIMTQKAIENAITVDMAIGGSTNAIIHLIAIAGRLGIKLPLSLFDEISRRTPFIANVRPSGKYLMEDFFYAGGIPAVMKEISSLLHLDAMTVTGKTIGENIKNARCYNSEVIRSMDNPIHGEGGTVILYGNLAPHGAVIKQTAADPKLLKHRGRAVVFENYEEMRQRVDDPNLDVDETCVLVLKNAGPKGGPGMPEWGQLPIPSKLLRKGVEDMVRISDARMSGTSYGTVVLHISPESAVGGPLAIVQNGDLIELDVPNRKINLLVSDEEINRRLAAWKPPKPPYDRGYEKLYLDHVLQAHEGVDFDFLRATNLQ, from the coding sequence ATGGAGAAAAAGAGACTACGCAGTCAAGATTGGTTTGGGCGCAAGGATGAGCAGGGAATGATTCATCGAGCCTGGATGCGAGCCGAGGGGTTTCACGAACAGGTCTTTCAAAATAAACCGGTCATTGGAATTTGCAACTCCTGGAGTGAATTAACCAATTGCAATGCCCACCTTCGTCTGGTTGCCGAGGCGGTTAAACGAGGTGTCTGGCAGGCAGGAGGATTTCCATTGGAATTTCCAACCATCTCCCTGGGTGAGGCGGTTATGAGACCGAGCACTATGCTTTATCGGAATCTCATGGCCATGGATGTGGAGTCCTCTATTCGTGCAAATCCTCTGGATGGAGTGGTTCTGTTATGTGGTTGTGATAAAACGACCCCGGCCCAGCTCATGGGAGCTGCCAGTGTTAATATTCCTGCGATTGTAGTGCCAGGAGGTCCCATGTTACGAGGAATGTGGCGCGGAAAGGAGATTGGGTCGGGAACCGATGTCTGGAAGTACTGGGATGAACTGCGGGCCGGGAGAATCAGTGAAGAAGAATGGTGTGAGATCGAGGGAAGTATTTCTCGGAGTGCAGGTCATTGTATGGTTATGGGAACGGCTTCTACCATGACCAGTCTCGCCGAAGCTCTGGGAATGACCCTTACCGGGTGTGCCAATATTCCCGCCCCCGATTCCCGGCGCTATGCTTTTGCCGAAGCCAGCGGACGCCGAATTGTAGAAATGGTATATGAGGATTTGAAACCTTCCGACATCATGACCCAGAAGGCCATTGAAAACGCGATTACCGTAGATATGGCAATCGGAGGTTCTACCAACGCCATTATCCATCTGATTGCCATTGCAGGACGTCTGGGCATTAAACTGCCTCTATCCCTCTTTGATGAGATTTCCAGAAGAACCCCCTTTATTGCCAATGTACGACCCTCGGGAAAATACTTGATGGAAGATTTTTTCTATGCCGGGGGGATTCCCGCCGTTATGAAAGAGATCTCCTCTCTGCTTCATCTGGACGCCATGACCGTGACAGGCAAGACGATAGGCGAAAATATTAAGAATGCCAGATGTTACAACTCTGAAGTTATTCGATCTATGGATAATCCCATCCATGGGGAGGGAGGTACCGTCATTCTTTACGGAAATCTGGCTCCCCACGGGGCCGTCATCAAGCAGACGGCTGCAGATCCCAAGCTGCTGAAACATCGGGGACGAGCCGTCGTATTTGAGAATTATGAGGAGATGCGTCAGCGTGTTGACGATCCCAACCTGGATGTGGATGAAACCTGCGTACTGGTATTAAAGAATGCAGGTCCCAAAGGAGGCCCGGGTATGCCGGAATGGGGGCAGCTACCGATCCCTTCGAAATTATTGCGAAAAGGGGTTGAAGATATGGTCCGGATCAGCGATGCCCGTATGAGTGGGACCAGTTACGGAACGGTGGTTTTACATATCTCCCCTGAATCGGCTGTGGGGGGGCCTTTGGCCATTGTCCAGAACGGAGACCTGATCGAACTGGACGTTCCCAACCGGAAGATCAATCTCTTAGTTTCCGATGAGGAAATTAACCGCCGTCTGGCTGCCTGGAAACCTCCAAAACCCCCCTACGATCGAGGTTATGAAAAACTCTACCTGGACCACGTCCTCCAGGCCCACGAAGGGGTTGATTTTGATTTTCTGCGGGCGACAAATCTCCAATAG
- a CDS encoding sigma-54 dependent transcriptional regulator, translating to MKKATRKKILLVEDDRLFQQMVKDFLVDFYEVIPSESAESALNILRKTVPDLILLDIRLPEMDGIEALKRIKTLWPDIPILMLTAVDRVATVVEAMKLGAYDYLTKPLVGKELLIKIDRALESLEIKRELERRRKLQLATNREYRLIGVSAALEKVREQIQIAAVSDITVLIQGETGTGKELVAREIHARSSRADEPFVAVNCGAIPKDLIESEFFGYKKGAFTGAQRNEVGKFQLADRGTLLLDEISELPLDAQTRLLRVLEEEEFYPVGSTELVRVDVRIIASTNKNLKHLMEQRAFREDLFFRLNVYPIFLLPLRERPEDIIPLAEYFMERFSTKFGKNFTAISPEAKEILLKYPWRGNVRELRNVIERVVISEKGTLIEKEHLSFIETLSPIELSKDSLKLPEIGLDRMLEETEKRLLLEALELARGSKPKAAELLKISPPSFYYRLEKYGLH from the coding sequence ATGAAAAAAGCTACTCGTAAAAAGATCTTACTTGTAGAAGATGACAGATTATTCCAACAGATGGTGAAGGATTTCCTTGTAGATTTCTACGAAGTGATACCTTCTGAGTCCGCCGAGAGTGCGTTGAATATTTTAAGGAAAACCGTTCCAGATTTGATTTTGCTGGATATTCGATTACCTGAAATGGACGGTATAGAAGCTTTAAAAAGAATCAAAACTCTTTGGCCCGATATACCCATTTTAATGTTAACGGCAGTAGATCGAGTAGCAACGGTGGTCGAGGCTATGAAATTAGGTGCCTATGATTATCTGACCAAACCCCTGGTCGGCAAAGAACTCTTGATAAAGATCGACCGGGCTTTGGAATCCCTGGAGATTAAGCGAGAACTCGAACGGCGTCGGAAGTTGCAACTGGCTACAAATAGAGAGTATCGGCTTATAGGAGTTAGTGCAGCTTTAGAAAAGGTAAGGGAACAAATACAAATTGCAGCGGTTTCCGATATCACTGTTTTAATCCAGGGCGAAACGGGAACCGGTAAGGAACTGGTTGCTCGAGAGATTCATGCTCGTAGTTCCCGTGCCGATGAGCCTTTTGTGGCTGTGAATTGTGGAGCTATTCCTAAAGATTTGATAGAATCAGAATTCTTTGGTTATAAAAAAGGAGCTTTTACGGGAGCTCAGAGAAATGAAGTGGGAAAATTTCAGTTGGCGGACCGTGGAACGCTACTGCTGGATGAAATTAGCGAGTTACCCCTCGATGCGCAAACCAGGCTTTTACGGGTTTTGGAAGAGGAAGAATTTTACCCGGTCGGCAGTACCGAGCTTGTGAGAGTGGATGTTCGAATCATAGCCTCAACCAACAAAAATTTGAAACACCTGATGGAACAGAGAGCTTTTAGAGAAGACCTGTTTTTCCGCTTGAACGTGTATCCCATTTTCCTTCTACCCCTTCGGGAACGTCCGGAGGATATTATTCCTCTGGCCGAATATTTTATGGAACGTTTTAGTACCAAATTTGGTAAGAATTTCACGGCGATTAGTCCAGAAGCCAAAGAGATCCTGCTAAAATATCCCTGGAGGGGAAATGTTCGAGAACTTCGCAACGTCATCGAACGGGTGGTCATCTCCGAGAAAGGAACCCTCATTGAAAAAGAACATCTCTCCTTCATCGAGACCCTTTCTCCCATCGAGCTCTCCAAAGACTCTCTTAAACTTCCCGAGATCGGTTTAGATAGGATGTTAGAAGAAACAGAAAAAAGGTTACTACTCGAAGCCCTGGAACTTGCCAGGGGAAGCAAACCCAAAGCCGCCGAATTGTTAAAGATCTCTCCCCCCTCCTTTTATTACCGTTTAGAGAAATATGGACTACACTAG
- a CDS encoding ATPase, T2SS/T4P/T4SS family, with translation MNRRRRLGEVLVEACLISPEQLDRVLAIQQHEQKPLGRILMEQGWVEEKDIYKALSEIWGIEYVDISQVMISPQVLQIVPEEIAKRYLVFPLFLQDKLLYLAMENPLQLEPIQLIEFKTRLRVKPLLASRSKIQEALNRHFNMDNYVEKILAQVQSKEKIQVIQNPEEEEDLSKLEKSTEGSQILQLVNLILVNAIKKRTSDIHIEPAESLVGIRYRIDGLLSDPIRLPKPFQQPLVSRIKVMANLDIAEKRRPQDGKITIHFSGRPIDLRVSTLPTNFGEKVVIRILDKKAALHNLASLGMSETQLTIFQQALSQPQGLILVTGPTGSGKTTTLYAGLNALRDKTKNIVTIEDPIEYQLEGINQVQVNRKAGVTFASVLRSVLRQDPNVILVGEIRDSETAEIAIQASQTGHLVLSTLHTNDAVATVTRLLNLGIAPDQVASNLILALAQRLIRRICPACKKSYVPSFEELKKFGLGKPSATSFSTLYRGTGCEQCRNIGYYGQVGIFEMLVPGNDLKLAISNKTSETILKKVAIEQGMATLLQDGLSKVRQGITTLDEIARVCYVQEGLTGESPGLRELCRTCQKELDPNWKLCPYCGTPKLPEPPESSQRVYKILVADDDDRIGETLVAILEDRGYQIIRASNGVETLDKVQKENPDLVLLDIGMPLKTGFEVCEELRASVDTMFIPIIMLTAQTSISEKLKGLSLGADDYITKPFNGEELVERIRAVLRRSYHTL, from the coding sequence ATGAATCGAAGGCGGCGGTTAGGAGAGGTTTTAGTCGAAGCTTGTCTGATAAGCCCGGAACAACTGGATCGGGTCCTGGCCATCCAACAGCATGAACAAAAGCCTTTGGGAAGAATTCTCATGGAACAGGGATGGGTCGAAGAAAAAGATATCTATAAGGCCCTCTCAGAAATCTGGGGGATCGAATACGTGGATATTTCCCAGGTCATGATCAGTCCCCAGGTTCTGCAGATTGTACCGGAAGAAATAGCTAAAAGATATCTGGTCTTCCCTCTTTTTCTCCAGGATAAACTCCTTTACCTGGCCATGGAAAATCCTCTCCAATTGGAGCCTATTCAGCTTATCGAATTTAAGACCCGGTTACGGGTTAAACCCTTACTGGCAAGCCGAAGCAAAATCCAGGAAGCCTTGAATCGCCACTTCAATATGGATAACTATGTAGAAAAAATCCTGGCCCAAGTTCAATCTAAAGAGAAAATTCAGGTGATCCAAAACCCCGAAGAAGAAGAGGATCTTAGTAAACTTGAAAAGTCCACCGAAGGAAGTCAGATCCTGCAACTGGTCAATCTGATTCTGGTCAATGCCATCAAAAAGCGGACCTCCGATATTCATATTGAACCGGCCGAGAGCCTGGTGGGAATTCGATACCGTATCGATGGACTCCTTTCAGATCCTATCCGGCTTCCCAAACCATTTCAACAACCTCTTGTCTCCCGAATCAAAGTTATGGCGAATCTGGATATTGCCGAGAAGCGAAGACCCCAAGATGGTAAAATTACCATCCACTTCTCGGGTCGGCCCATCGATCTGCGGGTCTCTACCTTACCGACCAATTTTGGGGAAAAGGTGGTTATACGCATCCTGGATAAGAAAGCAGCCCTTCATAACCTTGCCAGCCTGGGTATGTCAGAGACTCAACTGACCATTTTTCAGCAGGCCTTAAGTCAACCCCAAGGACTCATTCTGGTGACCGGTCCGACCGGTAGTGGAAAAACAACGACCCTTTATGCCGGCCTCAATGCGCTCCGGGATAAAACTAAGAATATCGTTACCATCGAAGACCCTATTGAATATCAACTGGAGGGTATCAATCAGGTACAGGTTAATAGAAAGGCGGGGGTTACCTTTGCCAGTGTTCTTCGATCCGTTTTACGTCAGGACCCCAATGTTATTCTGGTAGGAGAGATTCGAGATTCAGAAACTGCCGAGATTGCCATCCAGGCTTCCCAAACAGGTCACCTGGTTCTGAGTACTTTACATACCAACGATGCCGTAGCGACGGTAACCCGGTTGCTCAATCTGGGAATAGCTCCAGATCAAGTTGCTTCGAATCTCATTCTGGCCCTGGCTCAAAGACTTATTCGCCGGATCTGCCCGGCATGTAAAAAAAGTTATGTTCCTTCTTTTGAAGAGTTAAAAAAGTTTGGTCTTGGCAAGCCATCGGCAACGTCCTTTTCTACCCTGTATCGAGGAACCGGATGCGAGCAGTGTAGAAATATAGGCTATTATGGGCAGGTCGGTATTTTCGAGATGCTGGTTCCGGGAAATGATCTAAAACTTGCCATTTCAAATAAAACTTCGGAAACAATTCTAAAAAAAGTAGCTATAGAACAGGGGATGGCAACCCTCTTGCAGGATGGATTGAGTAAAGTCCGACAGGGAATCACCACCCTGGACGAAATAGCCCGGGTCTGCTATGTCCAGGAAGGCTTAACCGGGGAATCCCCCGGACTTAGAGAACTTTGCCGTACCTGCCAAAAGGAGTTGGATCCGAACTGGAAGTTGTGTCCTTATTGCGGGACTCCTAAACTTCCGGAACCCCCCGAAAGTTCCCAAAGGGTTTATAAGATTCTGGTTGCCGATGATGATGACCGCATTGGCGAAACCCTTGTGGCGATTCTGGAAGATCGGGGGTATCAGATCATACGAGCTTCCAACGGAGTAGAAACCCTGGATAAGGTTCAAAAAGAAAATCCGGATCTTGTGCTTCTAGATATTGGGATGCCCC